The genome window CCCTGGGAATGGCTCCGGCCAGGATGAGGGAGCAGAACTTCTTGCAGGGGCTCTGGATTTGCTTCCCAAGGGCGTCGGCTTCGGTCCCAGTCATCCCGCACGGCGCGTCATTTGCTCCCTAAGTCTGCACGCACAAAGATTTTCAACTCGGTTTTTCACTCGCGAGTGCAGCCTTACATGCGCCACGGATCTGGACGCCGGTATCCGATCGGAGCGGAGCCGATGGCCGGAGGGGTTTCCTTCCGCGTCTGGGCCCCGCAACGCCGCCGCGCGGCGGTCGTCATCGAAATGCCGGAATCACGGACGGTGGACCTCGCCTCCGAAGGGAATGGGTACTTCAGCGGACTGGCCGAAGAAATCCACGGCGGCGCGCTTTACCGCTTCCGTCTAGACGACGATTCGTTTCTCTATCCCGACCCGGCGTCGCGGTTTCAGCCTTCCGGTCCGCATGGTCCGTCGCAGGTCGTTGATCCCTCCGCATTCCGATGGACGGACTCCGATTGGCGCGGATGCCGCCTCGCGGGGCAGGTCCTCATGGAGCTGCATATCGGGACCTTCACCCCCGAGGGGACCTGGTCCTCTGCGGCGGAGCGGTTGACGGATCTTCAAGAGGTCGGCATCACCTGCGTTGAGGTCATGCCGGTGGCGGACTTCGCGGGGGAGTTCGGCTGGGGTTACGACGGGGTCAACTTCTTCGCCCCGACGCGGCTCTATGGAACGCCGGACGACTTTCGAGCGTTCGTCGATCGAGCCCATTCGCTCGGGCTCGGTGTGATCCTCGATGTGGTCTACAACCACTTCGGGCCCGACGGGAACTACATCCACGCCTTCAGCAAGGATTACTTCACGGACCGTCACAAGACCGACTGGGGGGAGGCGGTCAACTACGACGACCACAACAGCGCCGCGGTCCGGGAGTTCGTCACCACGAACGCGGCCTACTGGATTGACGAGTTCCATCTCGACGGCCTGCGGCTCGACGCGACGCAGAACATCTACGACAGCTCAAGCTCGCACATCCTGACAGAACTGACCGCCGCGGCGCGGACGGCGGCTGGAGAGCGGGCGATCATCGTTGTGGCAGAGAACGAGGAGCAGAAGATCTGCCACGTCCAGGGTCCCGAAGATGGGGGCTATGGCCTCGACGCCCTGTGGAACGACGACTTCCACCACACGGCGGTCGTCGCCC of Planctomyces sp. SH-PL14 contains these proteins:
- the treZ gene encoding malto-oligosyltrehalose trehalohydrolase; amino-acid sequence: MRHGSGRRYPIGAEPMAGGVSFRVWAPQRRRAAVVIEMPESRTVDLASEGNGYFSGLAEEIHGGALYRFRLDDDSFLYPDPASRFQPSGPHGPSQVVDPSAFRWTDSDWRGCRLAGQVLMELHIGTFTPEGTWSSAAERLTDLQEVGITCVEVMPVADFAGEFGWGYDGVNFFAPTRLYGTPDDFRAFVDRAHSLGLGVILDVVYNHFGPDGNYIHAFSKDYFTDRHKTDWGEAVNYDDHNSAAVREFVTTNAAYWIDEFHLDGLRLDATQNIYDSSSSHILTELTAAARTAAGERAIIVVAENEEQKICHVQGPEDGGYGLDALWNDDFHHTAVVALTGHSEAYYSDYKGTPQEFISAIKWGYLYQGQWYLWQKNRRGTSSLTTEPPAFVTFLENHDQIANSGKGQRVHQMANPGQYRALTALFLLSPGTPMLFQGQEFASSAPFFYFAEHRPDLAQLVAKGRKEFMAQFPSLASPEMQKRIPNPAARLTFEQSRLDWKERERHVEAVALHRDLIRLRKEDKVIAKQSSNLDGAVLGPHSFLIRFFGDDGYDRMLLVNLGRDTHLSPAPEPLLAEPAGCDWEVRWCSEDPRYGGLGIPPLQKDRHWFLPGNAAVFLAAVAKEKS